The genomic stretch TTAATATAAAACAGTAACAACATAAAATATCATGAAATACAAATTACTAATTCTATCACTTGGCATCCTGCTTTTTGCATGTACGAATAACATCGACGAATCGGATGCCTATGGAAATTTTGAATCCGATCCGGTAATTGTTTCGGCTGAAACTCCCGGTAAAATACTTCAAATGGATGTTGAAAAAGGGCAGCAAATTGAGACCGGATTTGTGGCTGCCATAATCGACACGGTACAATTTCAGCTTCAAATAATTCAACTGGAAGCACAAAAAGCCGCCGTTACATCGAAACGTCAATCCATTCGTTCGCAAATTGAAGTTTTACAGGAACAAAAAAGGATTCTTGAAATCAATGAAAAACGCGTTCAGAAAATGCTGAAAGATGGTGCTTCAACCCAAAAATCGCTCGACGATATTCAAGGTCAAATCAGTGTAATCGATAAACAAATTGAAAGTACCAAAACTCAATTTGTATCCATCTCGAAAGAACTTGATGTGATTGATGCCCAGCAAGCTTCGGTAGTTGATAAACTTCAGCGCTGTGTTGTAAAATCACCGGTATCGGGTACCATTTTAGAAAAATATGTAGAACAGGGCGAGCTGGCAGCTGCCGGCAAAGCACTTTTAAAAATTGCCGACTTAAGCGAATTAAATTTAAAAGTGTACGTGAGTGGAGCCCAGCTAACAAGCATAAAATTAGGTCAGGAAGTGGAAGTTCTGGTTGATAAAAATGCAAACGAAAATCAAAGTCTAACCGGGAAAATCACCTGGATTTCGTCGGAAGCAGAATTTACACCCAAAATTATTCAAACCAAAGAAGAACGTGTAAAACTGGTGTATGCAGTAAAAGTAAGCGTTAAAAACAATGGCTCCTTAAAAATTGGAATGCCGGGCGAAATCAATTGGCAGTAGAGAAAAGTCACATTAATCAGTCGCAGTCACAGCAAAAAACGGTTCAGGGTAAAATAATAAAAGTAAATACTATGGATTTTAAAGATTTGTTGGCGTATAAAAAAGGTTTTCAGTTGGCGATGCAGATTTATGAATTATCAAAATCTTTTCCAAAAGAAGAAAAATATTCTTTGACTGATCAGATAAGACGTTCTTCTCGTTCAACATGTGCAAATCTTGCAGAAGCTTACCGCAAAAGAATCTATCCAAAACACTTTATTGCAAAACTAACTGATTCTGATGGAGAAAACAGTGAAACCGATGTATTGTTGGATTTTGCAAAAGAATGTAAATACATTTCCAATGAACAACATTCCTCGCTTCATTCGGAGTGTATTGAAATTGGCAAACTGATTAACTTTATGATTAATAACCCTGATAAATTTGGGAGTAATCAATTGGTTTAAATAACTGAGACTGAGACTGAGACTAAAGAAAAACATGATAGAAATACAAAACATAAGCAAATCATACAAAGAGCTTGAAGCACTAAAGGACATTTCGCTGAAGGTAGATCGCGGTGAACTGTTTGGTTTGATTGGCCCTGACGGCGCCGGGAAAACCACATTGCTCAGGATACTTACAACCTTACTGCTCCCCGATTCGGGAAATGCAAAAATGGATGGGTTGGAGATTTGTAAGGACTTTAAGAAAGTAAGACATATTATCGGATACATGCCCGGACGTTTTTCGTTGTATCAGGATTTGAGTGTGGAAGAAAATCTGAATTTTTTTGCTACCGTTTTTGGTACAACCGTGGACGAGAATTACGATCTTATTCGTGACATTTATTACCAGATTGAGCCCTTTAAAAAACGTCGCGCCGGAAAACTTTCGGGAGGAATGAAACAAAAACTGGCGTTATCTTGCGCGCTAATTCACAAGCCAAAAATTCTTATACTCGATGAACCAACAACGGGTGTCGACGCCGTTTCAAGAAAAGAATTCTGGGAGATGCTAAAAAACCTGCAAAAGAAAGACATTACCATTTTGGTTTCTACACCGTACATGGACGAAGCCGATTTGTGTGATCGTGTAGCTCTCATCCAAAACGGAAAAATACTTGATATTGACACGCCCGCACGAATTACTGAAAAATTCCCGCGTAAAATAATCCAAGTTCATTCGAAAAACATGTATAAACTGATTAATGATTTGCGTGCTTTTGAAAAGGCTGAAGCCGTTTATGCTTTTGGTCAGTTTGCCCATTTCACAGGCCTAAACGACGAAACCGAATGCAATGAACTGGATGTTTACCTCCACAAACTGGGACACAAAGAGGTGTTGGTGGAAGAGATT from uncultured Draconibacterium sp. encodes the following:
- a CDS encoding ABC transporter ATP-binding protein; its protein translation is MIEIQNISKSYKELEALKDISLKVDRGELFGLIGPDGAGKTTLLRILTTLLLPDSGNAKMDGLEICKDFKKVRHIIGYMPGRFSLYQDLSVEENLNFFATVFGTTVDENYDLIRDIYYQIEPFKKRRAGKLSGGMKQKLALSCALIHKPKILILDEPTTGVDAVSRKEFWEMLKNLQKKDITILVSTPYMDEADLCDRVALIQNGKILDIDTPARITEKFPRKIIQVHSKNMYKLINDLRAFEKAEAVYAFGQFAHFTGLNDETECNELDVYLHKLGHKEVLVEEIHPGIEDVFMNLMESHE
- a CDS encoding four helix bundle protein translates to MDFKDLLAYKKGFQLAMQIYELSKSFPKEEKYSLTDQIRRSSRSTCANLAEAYRKRIYPKHFIAKLTDSDGENSETDVLLDFAKECKYISNEQHSSLHSECIEIGKLINFMINNPDKFGSNQLV
- a CDS encoding HlyD family efflux transporter periplasmic adaptor subunit, which produces MKYKLLILSLGILLFACTNNIDESDAYGNFESDPVIVSAETPGKILQMDVEKGQQIETGFVAAIIDTVQFQLQIIQLEAQKAAVTSKRQSIRSQIEVLQEQKRILEINEKRVQKMLKDGASTQKSLDDIQGQISVIDKQIESTKTQFVSISKELDVIDAQQASVVDKLQRCVVKSPVSGTILEKYVEQGELAAAGKALLKIADLSELNLKVYVSGAQLTSIKLGQEVEVLVDKNANENQSLTGKITWISSEAEFTPKIIQTKEERVKLVYAVKVSVKNNGSLKIGMPGEINWQ